The Panacibacter microcysteis genome includes a window with the following:
- the mraZ gene encoding division/cell wall cluster transcriptional repressor MraZ: protein MTGFLGEYEATVDSKGRFLLPGGIKKQLPEGESRLVISRGFEKCLNLYPLKTWEGIVEKLNKLNDFDPKVRRFKLLFLGGATEVELDSAGRMLLPPSLKEHAGLVKDIVLACSLDKIAIWDAGKYKQFFEEFSSEDFSNLAEDVMGGGGFSL, encoded by the coding sequence ATGACTGGTTTTCTTGGCGAATATGAGGCAACGGTCGACTCTAAAGGTCGGTTCCTCCTTCCGGGCGGCATAAAAAAGCAATTGCCCGAAGGAGAATCCCGCCTTGTAATCAGTCGCGGTTTTGAAAAGTGCCTCAACCTGTACCCACTTAAAACATGGGAAGGTATTGTCGAAAAACTGAACAAGTTGAATGATTTTGACCCCAAGGTACGTCGTTTCAAGCTTTTGTTTTTAGGTGGCGCTACAGAGGTAGAGTTGGATAGTGCCGGCAGAATGTTGTTGCCGCCATCTTTAAAAGAGCATGCAGGTCTTGTAAAAGACATTGTACTGGCCTGCAGCCTCGATAAAATAGCAATATGGGATGCAGGTAAGTATAAACAGTTCTTTGAAGAATTTTCGTCAGAAGACTTTAGCAACCTGGCAGAAGATGTAATGGGTGGCGGAGGTTTTTCCCTGTAA
- the rsmH gene encoding 16S rRNA (cytosine(1402)-N(4))-methyltransferase RsmH, which yields MNEESKNAASGSGYHVPVLFFECLNALNIRPDGVYVDCTFGGGGHSRGILEQLNERGTLIAFDQDADAQQNLPADKRVVFVAQNFRHLQRFLRLHKFPKVDGVLADLGVSSHQFDEGERGFSTRFDGPLDMRMDRRTQLTAAHILLTYPEAQLHKLFEQYGEVTNSKTLAKHVVQHRKQASLKTISDFRALLQPVVKGNPNKYLAQVFQALRIEVNDEMGALKEMLEQIPQVLNKGGRAAIITFHSIEDRIVKNFFKQGSFEEAPDNPFVQTEKEVLLKVITKKPVTASDEELKRNPRARSAKLRIAEKT from the coding sequence ATGAATGAAGAATCTAAAAATGCGGCATCAGGTTCGGGGTACCACGTTCCCGTTTTATTTTTCGAATGCCTTAACGCACTTAACATACGACCGGATGGGGTTTATGTTGACTGCACTTTTGGAGGTGGTGGCCACAGTCGCGGTATACTGGAACAGCTAAATGAGCGTGGAACGCTCATCGCTTTCGACCAGGATGCTGATGCACAGCAAAACCTGCCCGCAGACAAGCGTGTGGTTTTTGTTGCACAAAATTTCAGGCACCTGCAGCGCTTTTTGCGCCTGCATAAATTTCCAAAAGTTGATGGCGTGCTCGCCGATCTTGGCGTAAGCAGCCACCAGTTCGATGAAGGTGAGCGTGGTTTTTCTACCCGTTTCGATGGTCCGCTCGATATGCGTATGGACCGCCGCACACAGCTAACCGCGGCGCATATACTGTTAACTTATCCGGAAGCACAGTTGCATAAACTGTTTGAGCAGTATGGAGAAGTGACCAATTCCAAAACATTGGCAAAGCATGTTGTGCAACATCGTAAACAGGCATCCCTAAAAACGATCAGCGATTTCAGGGCATTGCTGCAACCCGTAGTAAAAGGCAATCCCAACAAATACCTTGCACAGGTATTCCAGGCGCTAAGAATAGAGGTAAATGATGAAATGGGTGCGCTAAAAGAAATGCTGGAACAAATACCGCAGGTATTAAATAAAGGTGGTCGGGCCGCAATCATAACCTTTCACTCCATTGAAGATAGAATAGTCAAAAATTTCTTTAAGCAAGGCAGTTTCGAAGAAGCTCCGGATAATCCGTTCGTACAAACAGAAAAAGAAGTGTTGTTAAAGGTCATTACCAAAAAACCGGTAACAGCGTCTGATGAAGAATTGAAAAGAAACCCACGGGCCAGAAGTGCAAAACTTAGAATAGCAGAAAAAACATAG
- a CDS encoding FtsL-like putative cell division protein produces the protein MKEEKQHTAKPKKLFSRWIGYGWILKNLVFFLFLSLLAVIYIANGHMADNTIRDINKTAKEVKELQYEYKSLKSEAIFKSRETEVVQAATPLGLKISSEQPMKLTVPGKSAK, from the coding sequence TTGAAAGAAGAAAAACAACATACAGCGAAACCAAAGAAACTGTTCAGCAGGTGGATAGGGTACGGGTGGATTTTAAAAAACCTCGTATTCTTTTTGTTTCTCTCACTGCTTGCAGTTATCTACATAGCCAATGGGCATATGGCAGATAATACGATCAGGGATATTAATAAAACAGCCAAAGAAGTAAAAGAATTACAATACGAATACAAGAGTTTAAAGAGTGAAGCCATTTTTAAAAGCCGGGAAACGGAAGTTGTCCAGGCCGCCACGCCACTTGGTTTAAAGATTTCCTCAGAGCAGCCAATGAAACTTACTGTTCCCGGGAAATCAGCAAAGTAG
- a CDS encoding penicillin-binding protein — MEVKRDILWRVYVAYIAIVVVCAAIFVKAFYIQQVQGDAWRGMSDSLHLKMQSIAADRGTIYSADRQMLSTSVPQFDIYVDFGADGLRAKNGEAFHKNIDSLSYCLATLFKDRSETAYKKILTTGYKKKDRYFLLKRKVSFRDYYQLRQFPLVRLGKNTSGFIAETRSIRLNPYQLMGYRTIGLERQNAQKIGLEQAYDTVLRGEEGKRLVRFIAGGVAVPVNSENEIEPENGKDIVTTIDTRIQEIAENALMKKLVESESQYGTCVVMETKTGQIKAIANLGRKADGSYWEDYNYALRATEPGSTIKLATLLAVLSEGKTSINNMVNVGTAGHAVVGVRNVNDAERAPKPVMTVRECFAHSSNVGMSEIAYNTFAAQPDKFRSYLHKLKMDTITGLDLKGEEKPHITRVKKNTEGLHAMITMSFGYALQVTPMQTLTLYNAIANDGKMLKPYLVSSIESDGMVYRQIEPTVISGQIVEPKVVKDAQECMKAVVTEGTAKGIFKDAPYTVAGKTGTAHVADGTYKYTDGVYQASFVGYFPAEDPQYTCIVVVKTKPHALYHYGGQLSAPVFKEIADRLYPMFVNNKMQYASAGRNDSITYAYAGNVKDVKTVMRTLKMNFKDSASVKAQYAIVTKSEERPVVKGQYINKNVMPQLSGMTLKDAVLLCEHIGLKVNVQGKGRVTYQSLNAGLAINNGQKISIQLN, encoded by the coding sequence ATGGAAGTAAAACGCGACATACTATGGAGGGTATACGTGGCATACATAGCCATCGTAGTAGTGTGTGCTGCCATTTTTGTAAAAGCATTTTACATACAACAGGTGCAGGGAGATGCATGGAGAGGCATGAGTGATAGCCTGCATTTGAAAATGCAAAGCATCGCGGCAGACAGGGGAACGATTTACAGTGCAGACAGGCAAATGCTAAGCACCAGCGTTCCCCAGTTTGATATCTATGTAGACTTTGGGGCAGATGGTTTGCGCGCAAAAAACGGAGAAGCCTTTCATAAAAATATTGATTCGTTGAGTTATTGCCTGGCAACACTGTTCAAAGACAGGTCAGAAACTGCGTACAAAAAAATTCTTACAACAGGGTATAAAAAGAAAGACCGGTACTTCCTGCTCAAAAGAAAAGTAAGCTTCCGGGATTACTACCAGTTAAGGCAATTCCCGTTGGTAAGGCTGGGTAAAAATACCAGCGGCTTTATTGCAGAAACAAGAAGCATCAGGTTAAACCCTTACCAGTTAATGGGCTATAGAACAATTGGCCTGGAAAGACAAAATGCGCAGAAGATAGGGTTAGAGCAGGCTTACGATACTGTGCTAAGGGGTGAAGAAGGCAAACGGCTGGTTCGTTTTATAGCAGGTGGTGTAGCCGTTCCTGTAAACAGCGAAAACGAGATTGAGCCGGAAAACGGGAAAGATATTGTTACCACGATCGATACCCGCATACAGGAAATAGCAGAGAATGCTTTAATGAAAAAACTGGTGGAGAGTGAATCGCAATATGGTACATGCGTGGTAATGGAAACAAAGACGGGGCAGATAAAAGCCATTGCAAACCTTGGTCGTAAAGCAGATGGTTCTTACTGGGAAGATTACAACTACGCTTTGCGTGCTACGGAACCCGGTTCAACTATAAAGCTTGCAACATTGCTTGCGGTATTGAGTGAGGGTAAAACATCGATCAACAATATGGTAAATGTGGGCACCGCCGGTCATGCTGTTGTGGGTGTAAGAAATGTAAATGACGCAGAGCGTGCACCAAAGCCGGTAATGACAGTAAGAGAATGTTTTGCACACAGCTCAAACGTGGGCATGAGCGAAATAGCATACAACACTTTTGCGGCACAGCCTGATAAATTCAGGAGTTACCTGCACAAACTTAAAATGGATACGATCACCGGTCTCGATCTTAAAGGAGAGGAGAAGCCACATATCACCAGGGTCAAAAAAAATACGGAAGGGCTGCATGCCATGATCACAATGAGTTTTGGTTATGCTTTACAGGTTACACCAATGCAAACGCTCACACTATACAATGCAATTGCCAACGATGGAAAAATGCTGAAGCCTTACCTCGTAAGCAGTATAGAAAGTGATGGTATGGTTTACAGGCAAATAGAACCTACGGTAATAAGCGGGCAGATTGTGGAACCGAAAGTGGTTAAAGACGCACAGGAGTGTATGAAAGCTGTTGTTACGGAAGGCACGGCAAAGGGCATCTTCAAAGATGCGCCGTATACAGTAGCTGGTAAAACGGGAACTGCACACGTTGCAGATGGAACATACAAGTATACCGATGGGGTTTACCAGGCTTCATTTGTAGGTTATTTTCCGGCAGAAGACCCACAGTATACATGTATCGTTGTTGTAAAGACAAAACCGCATGCATTATATCATTATGGCGGGCAGTTATCTGCACCTGTGTTCAAAGAAATAGCAGACAGGCTGTATCCAATGTTTGTAAACAATAAAATGCAGTATGCCAGTGCCGGAAGAAATGATAGTATCACTTATGCATATGCCGGTAATGTTAAAGATGTAAAGACAGTAATGCGTACGCTCAAAATGAATTTCAAAGACTCTGCTTCGGTAAAAGCGCAGTATGCAATAGTCACCAAAAGTGAAGAGAGACCTGTAGTGAAAGGGCAGTACATCAATAAAAATGTTATGCCACAGCTTTCCGGTATGACGCTCAAAGATGCGGTGTTGCTGTGCGAGCATATCGGGCTGAAAGTAAATGTACAGGGCAAGGGACGGGTTACCTATCAATCCCTTAATGCAGGGCTGGCCATTAACAACGGGCAAAAAATAAGTATACAGTTAAATTAA
- a CDS encoding UDP-N-acetylmuramoyl-L-alanyl-D-glutamate--2,6-diaminopimelate ligase: MKKLQDILYKVRMQSVNGATDIPVKDIQIDSRKVSTGSVFIAIKGEKVDGHDYIDKAIGLGSSAIVCEVMPSFLAEGITYIQSANTSEAAGYMAHNFYDEPSLKFRLVGVTGTNGKTTIATVLFKLFSELGYRCGLVSTVENKIVDKIIPATHTTPDAISLNALLNQMAEENCSHVFMECSSHAIEQNRIAGLSFAGALFSNITHDHLDYHKTFEAYIKAKKKFFDGLGSDAFAISNLDDKRGTVMLQNTAAKKYYYSLKTIAEYKGKILENALSGLVMTVNDKEVHFRLIGEFNAYNLLAVYGAAMCLGEHSEEVLRILSMLSGAEGRFDYIISNTHNIIGIVDYAHTPDALENVLATIKKLKKGYEQVITVVGCGGERDKTKRPVMAQIACDYSDRAIFTSDNPRSEDPAEILRDMEAGLNSAARRKSLSIADRREAIKTAVSIANKEDIILLAGKGHEKYQIINGAYIDFDDKETLKQMFDLLEK; the protein is encoded by the coding sequence TTGAAGAAACTACAGGATATATTATATAAGGTTAGGATGCAATCGGTAAACGGTGCAACGGATATACCGGTGAAAGATATTCAGATCGATTCAAGAAAAGTTTCCACGGGTTCTGTATTTATTGCTATCAAAGGGGAAAAGGTTGACGGGCATGATTACATTGACAAAGCAATTGGATTGGGTAGTTCGGCGATTGTTTGCGAAGTAATGCCTTCGTTTCTCGCAGAGGGCATTACTTACATTCAATCAGCCAACACATCAGAAGCGGCCGGTTATATGGCACATAACTTCTATGATGAACCTTCACTCAAATTCAGGCTGGTTGGAGTTACGGGCACTAATGGAAAAACAACCATTGCCACCGTGCTTTTCAAACTGTTTTCAGAGCTCGGCTACCGGTGTGGCCTCGTAAGCACGGTAGAGAATAAGATTGTTGATAAAATTATACCTGCCACCCATACAACACCCGATGCAATCAGTCTTAACGCGTTGCTCAATCAAATGGCAGAAGAAAATTGCTCCCATGTGTTTATGGAATGCAGCAGCCATGCAATAGAGCAAAACAGGATAGCAGGTTTGAGTTTCGCAGGCGCATTGTTTAGCAACATTACGCATGACCACCTCGATTATCATAAAACATTTGAAGCATATATAAAAGCCAAGAAAAAGTTCTTTGATGGATTAGGCAGCGACGCATTTGCTATTTCTAACCTGGATGATAAGCGTGGTACGGTAATGCTGCAGAATACTGCTGCAAAAAAATACTACTACAGTTTAAAAACCATTGCCGAGTATAAAGGGAAGATTTTAGAAAATGCACTGAGTGGTTTAGTAATGACGGTAAATGATAAAGAAGTGCATTTCAGGTTGATCGGCGAATTTAATGCCTACAATCTTTTAGCAGTGTACGGTGCTGCCATGTGTTTGGGTGAGCACAGTGAAGAAGTGCTGCGCATACTCAGTATGCTTAGCGGTGCAGAAGGCCGGTTTGATTATATCATCAGCAATACGCACAACATTATCGGTATTGTTGATTATGCGCATACGCCTGATGCGCTGGAGAATGTGCTGGCCACAATCAAAAAGCTGAAAAAAGGATATGAGCAGGTAATTACAGTTGTTGGCTGCGGAGGTGAGAGAGATAAAACAAAAAGACCCGTGATGGCACAAATAGCCTGCGACTACAGCGACCGTGCAATCTTTACCAGCGATAATCCCCGGAGTGAAGATCCTGCTGAAATATTGAGAGATATGGAAGCTGGTTTGAACAGTGCAGCAAGAAGAAAATCTTTATCCATCGCAGACAGGAGAGAAGCAATTAAAACAGCAGTAAGTATTGCCAATAAAGAAGACATCATTCTGCTTGCAGGAAAGGGCCACGAAAAATACCAGATCATCAACGGCGCATATATAGACTTTGATGATAAAGAAACTTTAAAACAAATGTTCGACTTATTAGAAAAATAG